A window from Acidobacteriota bacterium encodes these proteins:
- a CDS encoding exo-alpha-sialidase yields the protein MRALGRIPLFGLGILFCLVSTAGSALGQAETRIKEPPGRFDGTGHIVTGDKLSASKYVKGTSIEGSWAVLPTPPLEIGNRRQLLMDGYVVEDLAGCRRVVHRPRRHPDNPLITGGASPDHRQTHVVSTPSVVYDRERGLYRMWANGYRMYRTAGQHFGLYFESRDGLTWTAPDLKLHRIEGLSAPNIFFTQPGRSASIAVTELPAEWRRKGRYLLAYHSGELGRNPATLQMPGGGMEVRIALSEDGIHFRDQEENPIFRGQSDCENQILYNPERKVFMLYRRPPINASRIRKIAYSESSDLVNWTQPAVILRPDELDPSSFYGMTVARYEGLYLGFLENFYYKQPFDVESKPAKHMQIDIQLAWSRNGIHWERHPARPLFLETGPAGTYDWGMVFPPVGLIQREDRLDFYYVGREQLHVRMPGNSHICLATLRRDGFVSIEAPQEGFLLTRPLKHPGGRLHINAKTSATGSIRVAVRSGDGELDGQWLPEWDYDRSRTFTGDSTDHVMVWNEMEDLESLSGKSIRLQFWLREAHLFSFWFE from the coding sequence ATGCGCGCCCTCGGACGAATTCCGCTGTTTGGGCTGGGGATCCTGTTCTGCCTCGTCTCCACCGCCGGATCGGCCCTGGGTCAGGCGGAGACCCGGATCAAGGAACCACCGGGCCGCTTCGACGGGACGGGGCACATCGTCACCGGCGACAAGCTCTCCGCTTCCAAGTACGTGAAGGGGACCTCCATCGAGGGCTCTTGGGCGGTGTTGCCGACTCCGCCTCTCGAGATCGGGAACCGGCGCCAGTTGCTCATGGACGGCTACGTCGTCGAGGACCTGGCCGGCTGCCGCAGGGTGGTCCATCGGCCGCGGCGGCACCCGGACAACCCCCTCATCACCGGCGGCGCCTCACCGGACCACAGGCAGACCCACGTGGTGAGCACTCCCAGTGTCGTCTACGACCGGGAGCGGGGCCTCTACCGCATGTGGGCCAACGGCTACCGGATGTATCGCACCGCAGGCCAACACTTCGGACTCTATTTCGAGTCGCGGGACGGATTGACCTGGACGGCGCCCGACCTGAAGCTGCACCGGATCGAGGGTCTTTCGGCTCCCAACATCTTCTTCACCCAGCCGGGACGGAGCGCCTCCATCGCGGTCACCGAGTTGCCCGCCGAATGGCGCCGCAAGGGGCGCTATCTGCTGGCTTACCACAGCGGAGAACTGGGACGGAACCCCGCCACCCTGCAGATGCCCGGCGGAGGAATGGAGGTCCGGATCGCCCTGAGCGAAGACGGCATCCACTTCCGGGACCAGGAGGAGAACCCCATCTTCCGGGGCCAGAGCGACTGTGAGAACCAGATTCTCTACAACCCGGAGCGGAAGGTCTTCATGCTCTACCGGAGGCCGCCCATCAATGCCAGCCGAATCCGGAAGATCGCCTATTCGGAAAGCTCCGATCTCGTCAACTGGACCCAACCCGCCGTGATCCTCAGGCCCGACGAACTGGACCCCTCCTCGTTCTATGGAATGACGGTGGCGCGCTACGAAGGGCTCTACCTGGGATTTCTGGAGAATTTCTACTACAAGCAGCCGTTCGACGTGGAATCCAAGCCGGCCAAGCACATGCAGATCGACATCCAGTTGGCCTGGAGCCGGAATGGCATCCACTGGGAGCGCCATCCGGCCCGTCCTCTCTTCCTGGAGACGGGACCCGCCGGCACCTACGACTGGGGCATGGTCTTTCCGCCGGTGGGCCTGATCCAGCGGGAGGACCGGCTCGACTTCTACTACGTGGGGCGCGAGCAGCTCCATGTCCGCATGCCGGGCAACTCGCACATCTGCCTGGCCACCCTGCGCAGGGACGGCTTCGTCTCCATCGAGGCGCCCCAGGAGGGGTTTCTCCTGACCCGGCCCCTCAAGCACCCGGGCGGACGGTTGCACATCAACGCGAAAACTTCCGCCACCGGCTCCATCCGGGTGGCCGTCCGGAGTGGAGACGGCGAACTGGACGGGCAATGGCTGCCGGAGTGGGACTACGACCGGTCCCGCACCTTCACCGGCGATTCCACCGACCACGTCATGGTCTGGAATGAAATGGAGGACCTGGAATCACTCAGTGGAAAGAGTATCCGCCTCCAATTCTGGCTGCGAGAAGCTCATCTCTTCTCGTTCTGGTTCGAGTAG
- a CDS encoding sialidase family protein produces MKRVNLNRRRFLSRTLGAGVLASVAPALHGAALSAPSPSRRSRMRSLDAVADRQVTVWRPQGRFTKNPDLIRFPGGKLMLVYNDCDAHWPQETTRLTTLESHDNGKTWGTPRVVSEADPRKGEERWVTPRISRLSDGRLVIICDQNDFSHIHEDQPPGIWSWFSSDEGRTWSVPRLTGVPGFEPDRIVELPDGTLLMASQIFFKATRKIGVLVMRSTDGGMTWKDRSIVAADTVHHHSEAAIVVLSDGSLACVLRESNHHGYPSYLCFSNDGGRNWSRPEPMPFAGDRPYAKQLPDGRVLVTYRNRSGNRGTHAWIGDLRRNPGFQPGGVHYHDRVKLESGELRVDDVPGGVTQYILLPPENFRSDLFLEAVLRVEGPTDQPVASLEIGRLERRLDVCSNGLRLYAPKRDLGPDRASGGRIDLKHELDMTKPRNVRLNAWKGLFTVQVDGKVVMSRALYNDFPLLETWFGRAENGKGTSWWSRAAYQVSNDTEPHHQWEWRADSGEHPDQYQLDHMLELHANTPSATHRPDNGYSSWVELEDGRIFMVDYSNRGDPRTKAHLYGVYFSPGDFLT; encoded by the coding sequence ATGAAAAGAGTGAACCTGAACCGACGCCGTTTCCTCAGCCGGACCCTGGGCGCCGGCGTCCTCGCCTCTGTCGCCCCGGCTCTTCACGGAGCCGCGTTGTCCGCACCGTCCCCCAGCCGCCGCAGCCGAATGCGCTCCCTCGACGCCGTTGCCGACCGGCAAGTCACGGTCTGGCGGCCCCAGGGGCGCTTCACCAAGAACCCCGACCTGATCCGGTTTCCCGGCGGGAAGCTGATGCTGGTCTACAACGACTGCGACGCCCACTGGCCGCAGGAGACGACCCGGCTCACGACCCTCGAAAGCCATGACAATGGAAAGACCTGGGGGACTCCCCGGGTCGTCTCGGAGGCGGACCCTCGAAAGGGCGAGGAGCGCTGGGTGACCCCGCGGATCAGCCGCCTCAGCGACGGGCGGCTGGTCATCATCTGCGACCAGAACGACTTCAGCCACATCCACGAGGACCAGCCCCCCGGGATCTGGAGCTGGTTCAGTTCGGACGAGGGGCGGACTTGGAGCGTGCCCCGGCTGACAGGGGTTCCCGGTTTCGAGCCGGACCGGATCGTGGAGCTGCCGGACGGAACCCTGCTCATGGCCTCCCAGATCTTCTTCAAGGCCACGCGCAAGATCGGCGTCCTGGTCATGCGCTCCACCGACGGCGGGATGACCTGGAAGGACCGGAGCATCGTCGCGGCCGACACGGTCCACCATCATTCGGAAGCCGCCATCGTGGTCCTTTCCGACGGCTCCCTCGCCTGTGTGCTGAGGGAGAGCAACCATCACGGCTATCCCTCGTACCTCTGCTTCTCCAACGACGGGGGCCGGAACTGGAGCCGGCCCGAACCCATGCCCTTCGCGGGAGACCGTCCCTACGCCAAGCAACTGCCCGACGGACGGGTCCTGGTCACCTACCGGAACCGGTCGGGGAACCGGGGCACCCACGCCTGGATCGGAGACCTGCGCCGCAATCCCGGATTCCAGCCGGGCGGAGTCCACTACCACGACCGGGTAAAGCTCGAATCGGGGGAACTGCGCGTCGATGACGTTCCCGGCGGCGTGACCCAGTACATTCTTCTTCCTCCCGAGAACTTCCGGAGCGACCTGTTTCTGGAAGCGGTGCTTCGAGTCGAGGGACCAACGGATCAGCCCGTCGCCTCCTTGGAGATCGGCCGTCTGGAACGGAGGCTGGACGTCTGCAGCAACGGCCTCCGGCTCTACGCGCCCAAGCGGGACCTGGGACCCGACCGGGCCAGCGGCGGCCGCATCGACCTGAAGCACGAACTGGACATGACGAAGCCGAGAAACGTCCGGCTCAACGCCTGGAAGGGCCTGTTCACCGTCCAGGTCGACGGCAAGGTGGTCATGAGCCGGGCTCTCTACAACGACTTTCCGCTGCTGGAGACGTGGTTCGGACGGGCGGAGAACGGCAAAGGAACGAGTTGGTGGAGCCGCGCCGCCTACCAGGTCAGCAACGACACCGAGCCGCATCACCAGTGGGAGTGGCGGGCCGACAGCGGCGAGCATCCCGACCAGTACCAGTTGGACCACATGCTGGAGCTCCACGCCAATACGCCTTCCGCCACCCACCGGCCCGACAACGGATACTCCTCCTGGGTGGAGCTGGAGGACGGACGGATTTTCATGGTGGACTACAGCAACCGGGGCGACCCCCGGACCAAGGCCCATCTCTACGGGGTGTATTTCTCACCCGGGGACTTCCTCACATGA
- a CDS encoding type II toxin-antitoxin system VapB family antitoxin: protein MATNLGIDPDLLEQALAVSGEKTKKATVNRALREFIARRSQERLLGLFGTLDWDDDYNYKRERSRQ from the coding sequence ATGGCAACGAACCTTGGAATAGATCCGGATCTGCTCGAACAAGCCTTGGCGGTCAGTGGCGAAAAGACCAAGAAGGCCACCGTCAACCGCGCCTTGCGGGAATTCATTGCCCGCCGTAGTCAGGAACGACTGCTCGGTCTGTTTGGCACACTGGATTGGGACGACGACTACAACTACAAGCGCGAGCGTTCCCGTCAGTGA
- a CDS encoding PIN domain-containing protein — protein sequence MNLFVDTSVWSIALRRDSPPDVSEVRRLREALVGGTVYTTGLVLQELLQGFHGPRARTQLIDRFSAMAMIVPTRGDHISAARLRNECRRNGIQVGTIDALLAQLCISHKLVMLSTDRDFIHIAEYTPLRLWRAD from the coding sequence GTGAACCTGTTCGTGGATACGAGTGTCTGGTCTATTGCACTCAGGCGTGATTCGCCGCCGGACGTTTCCGAGGTGCGGCGCCTCCGGGAGGCACTCGTCGGGGGCACGGTCTACACGACCGGACTCGTGCTTCAGGAATTGTTGCAGGGTTTCCACGGTCCGCGCGCCCGGACACAGCTCATCGACCGCTTCTCGGCCATGGCCATGATCGTCCCGACGCGCGGTGATCACATCTCCGCGGCCCGCCTGCGCAACGAATGCCGTCGCAACGGCATACAGGTCGGAACCATCGATGCGCTGCTCGCACAGCTCTGCATCAGCCACAAGCTCGTCATGTTGTCGACCGACCGGGATTTCATTCATATCGCAGAGTACACGCCACTCCGGCTGTGGAGGGCGGACTAA
- a CDS encoding PQQ-binding-like beta-propeller repeat protein: MKPMPHHSRRRFLAACLAVPSQAARWTGFRGEGTSQASGNGYPLEWSPGKNLAWDTPLPGYGQSSPVLHGSQVFLTALEGPYKETLSILSLSLETGELLWRRNVSPTQRIKVSNMVSKAAPTPAADADSVYVFFETGEFMALSHAGEIRWQRSLVEEYGEFQGRHGIGSSLRLTENGVVALAAHSGPSFLLSADKKTGENLWRTERPQGIAWSTPAVCRYRNQEIILAGSGDRLDAFRSRDGKMLWSLDGLEGNRVPSPTPFPGGAIVGSSKRGHNLAIRFPGEDEAGPSILWRAANATTYFCSPLVYRDQAYFVNKSGVAYCLSLATGEELWTRRLQGQNWVSPIGAGDQIYFFSMRQGTDVLRASSRFEKLAENPPLAAGRQYGVAAADAAFLIRYGERLIKIA, from the coding sequence TCCCTCCCAAGCCGCCCGGTGGACGGGGTTTCGCGGGGAGGGGACGAGCCAGGCATCGGGAAACGGCTATCCGCTCGAGTGGTCCCCCGGGAAGAACCTGGCGTGGGACACGCCACTTCCCGGATACGGCCAGTCGAGTCCGGTGCTCCATGGCTCTCAGGTGTTTCTGACGGCATTGGAGGGTCCCTACAAGGAGACTCTTTCGATCCTGTCGCTGAGTCTGGAGACGGGAGAACTCCTCTGGCGGAGGAACGTCTCGCCGACCCAGCGGATCAAGGTCAGCAACATGGTCAGCAAGGCCGCCCCGACGCCCGCCGCGGACGCCGATTCCGTCTACGTCTTCTTCGAGACCGGGGAGTTCATGGCGCTCAGCCATGCGGGCGAGATTCGCTGGCAACGAAGCCTGGTCGAGGAGTACGGCGAGTTCCAGGGGCGTCACGGCATCGGCAGCTCCTTGCGGCTCACGGAGAACGGTGTCGTGGCGCTGGCGGCCCACAGCGGTCCCAGCTTCCTGTTGTCGGCGGACAAGAAAACCGGGGAGAACCTCTGGAGAACGGAGCGGCCCCAAGGCATCGCCTGGAGCACGCCGGCCGTCTGCCGGTACCGGAACCAAGAGATCATTCTGGCCGGAAGCGGCGACCGGCTCGACGCCTTTCGCAGCCGGGACGGAAAGATGCTCTGGAGCCTGGACGGATTGGAAGGGAACCGGGTCCCCTCCCCGACTCCTTTCCCCGGCGGCGCCATCGTCGGCTCCAGCAAGAGGGGGCACAACCTGGCCATTCGCTTCCCGGGAGAGGACGAGGCCGGCCCCTCAATCCTGTGGAGAGCCGCGAACGCCACCACCTATTTCTGCTCGCCGCTGGTCTATCGGGACCAGGCCTATTTCGTCAACAAGTCCGGTGTCGCCTATTGCCTGAGCCTGGCCACCGGAGAAGAGCTCTGGACCCGGCGGCTCCAAGGCCAGAACTGGGTCTCCCCCATCGGCGCGGGAGACCAGATCTATTTTTTCTCAATGAGACAGGGAACCGATGTCCTGCGCGCCTCGAGCCGCTTCGAGAAGCTGGCCGAGAATCCTCCGCTGGCGGCCGGCCGTCAGTACGGCGTCGCAGCGGCCGATGCCGCTTTCCTCATCCGCTACGGCGAAAGGCTGATCAAGATCGCCTGA